One segment of Theobroma cacao cultivar B97-61/B2 chromosome 9, Criollo_cocoa_genome_V2, whole genome shotgun sequence DNA contains the following:
- the LOC18590574 gene encoding probable serine/threonine-protein kinase At5g41260, with product MGARCSKLSLCWWPSNLKSNLNDSSDLENGKEALPGFCEYSLDQLKAATQGFCTDNIVSEHGEKAPNVVYRGKLDEDRWVAVKRFNRSAWPDPRQFLEEARAVGQLRSERLANLIGCCCEGDDRLLVAEFMPNETLSKHLFHWENQHMKWAMRLRVALYLAQALEYCSCRGRALYHDLNAYRILFDQDGNPRLSSFGLMKNSRDGKSYSTNLAFTPPEYLRTGRVIPESVVYSFGTLLLDLLSGKHIPPSHALDLIRGKNFLMLMDSCLEGHFSNDDGTELVRLASRCLQYEPRERPNVKSLVTALTPLQKETEVPSHVLMGIPHGTASSKQEMLLTPLGEACSRMDLTAIHEILEKSGYKDDEGIANELSFQMWTDQIQETLNSKKRGDTAFRAKDFGTAIECYTHFIDGGTMVSPTVFARRCLCYLMNEMAQEALGDAMQAQVVSPDWPTAFYLQAAALFSLGMDNDAQETLKDGTNLEAKKHRN from the exons ATGGGAGCTCGTTGCTCCAAACTATCACTCTGCTGGTGGCCGTCAAATCTCAAGTCAAACCTCAACGACTCCTCCGATCTCG AGAATGGGAAGGAAGCGTTACCTGGATTCTGCGAGTACAGCTTGGACCAATTAAAAGCTGCCACGCAGGGATTCTGTACGGATAACATTGTATCGGAGCATGGAGAGAAAGCTCCCAATGTAGTTTACCGAGGGAAGCTCGACGAGGATCGTTGGGTCGCCGTTAAACGCTTCAATAGATCGGCTTGGCCTGATCCTCGACAGTTcctt GAGGAAGCAAGAGCCGTTGGACAGTTAAGAAGCGAGCGGCTAGCAAATTTGATTGGTTGTTGCTGTGAAGGGGATGACAGATTGTTAGTTGCTGAGTTTATGCCTAATGAGACTCTATCTAAGCATCTTTTTCACT GGGAGAATCAGCATATGAAGTGGGCAATGAGGCTGAGAGTGGCGCTATATCTAGCTCAAGCGCTTGAATATTGCAGCTGTAGAGGGAGGGCGTTATACCATGATCTTAATGCTTATAGAATCTTGTTTGATCAG GATGGTAATCCCAGACTCTCTAGCTTTGGCCTTATGAAGAATAGCAGAGATGGAAAAAGTTATAGTACAAACTTGGCTTTTACCCCTCCAGAGTACCTAAGGACAG GAAGGGTTATACCAGAGAGTGTGGTTTACAGTTTTGGCACTCTTTTGCTTGATCTTCTCAGTGGCAAGCATATACCACCAAGCCAT GCACTAGACCTAATACGTGGAAAAAACTTTCTGATGCTAATGGACTCATGTCTGGAGGGTCATTTTTCAAACGATGATGGAACTGAACTAGTGCGGTTAGCTTCACGCTGTTTGCAGTATGAACCTCGTGAGAGGCCAAATGTGAAGTCTCTTGTAACTGCGCTTACTCCACTTCAGAAAGAAACTGAG GTTCCATCACATGTTTTGATGGGCATTCCTCATGGAACTGCATCCTCAAAGCAAGAAATGTTATTAACACCTCTGGGTGAAGCATGCTCACGAATGGATCTTACTGCAATACATGAAATATTGGAGAAGAGTGGATACAAAGATGATGAGGGGATTGCAAATGAG CTTTCTTTCCAAATGTGGACAGATCAGATACAGGAGACTCTGAATTCGAAAAAACGCGGAGATACTGCTTTCCGAGCAAAAGACTTTGGAACAGCTATTGAATGTTACACTCAT TTCATTGATGGTGGGACGATGGTTTCACCAACCGTGTTTGCAAGACGCTGCTTGTGCTACTTGATGAATGAGATGGCACAAGAAGCCCTTGGAGATGCTATGCAAGCCCAGGTAGTCTCTCCGGATTGGCCTACTGCATTCTATCTCCAAGCTGCTGCTCTATTTAGCCTTGGGATGGACAATGATGCTCAGGAAACCCTCAAAGACGGTACAAACTTGGAAGCGAAAAAACATAGAAACTGA